The sequence below is a genomic window from Phycodurus eques isolate BA_2022a chromosome 6, UOR_Pequ_1.1, whole genome shotgun sequence.
gttttggagacaaagttacagagagcagacttcgatggtttgggcacgtccagaggagaaatagtgagtatattggtagaaggatgatgaagatggagctgccaggctcgagagctagaggaagaccaaagagaaggttgatggatgtcgtgagggaagacatgatggcagttggtgttcgagaggaggatgcaggagataggcttacatggaaaaggatgaagcgctgtggcgacccctaacgggacaagccgagaggaaaagaagaagaaggaggaggttACGAACGCAATTAAGTAGTCTGCGCAGCGGAGTAAGAATACGTCGTCATGCGGCACAAGGAGGCAGGCTCAGTTACTGCCGTCCTtattctttttcatttgattgttttgtatgtATGGCCTATTAGTGTTTCTTCATACacttacttactgtaattgtTACTTTACTACTGCGTAAACACAGGTTATTACTAGAGTACAGCACTTTCCGACTTGCATACAAATTCAGGTTGCACTGCCGGCGTAGGAACAAAACTCTTGTTGTAAACCAAGGACGCCCAGTAAATTAAAAGATGCATGTCCACCCTCACTTAACACATAATCCAGATTGTGACTTCACTTGTGCCATGCCCTGTTATATGTCATTGTATTTTCAATGATGTGCTATTGATAGGCAATTTAAATTTCTTTatcattatgtttttgttgttgttgacagttAGAAAATACCACTGGAATGACCTACAGTAAATGCTCGTGGCCTATAAGTGAATTTTTGCATCAGAGACAGTGCTCTGACACCTGGCCTCCACATAATGCATGTTTCATTTGACTCTCCTTTTTCATCAGtcacaaatcattttcatttttttccattccatCATATCCTGCAGGtatcaacatcatcatctgAGGCAAATCTTTCCAAACCTAAAGATAAAAAAGATCCGGATTTCGAGTGCTTTGCAAcaaacatacttttaataccTTGTAACACAAACGCACTCTGTGGAAATATAGAATTACCCACTGCCGATACTTTTTATCAGAGTAAAACACAATCTGAGATCACGATGATTAGTGAAACTGGCCCACCACAAACTACAGACAAAGAAGTTCTAGTATTCCCTGAACAAAGTGAAGGTGAAGGGTTCAGCTCAATGACCAAAGACTCCGCTCAAGAAAGTGGTGAGGAGGAAATGATCACATCATCAAACCCCACACCAACTCCACCAGGTTCAGGGTCTTCACAACTGCAATGCTTACTGTCAGATCTAGAAGAGATTAAAATGACGCAATATGAAAAGTTTGGATCAAAGATCGTGTGTACACCTTTATCGCGACCCAATGACAAAAGCTCTGACGGTGATAAGATTCATGAATGCAAAGAACGTCAACTTGGGGATAGATGTTCCACAGATAATGTAAGTATCAGCATGCAGCGAGAAGATACAAACCAGACAAATGCCACAATCACATGGCCTGGACACCTTCAAACATTTGACCAGGATGTCACTGAAGAAGTCTCACTTGATCCCACAACTACACAGTCAACCTTTGGTCGAGAACCTAATATCTCACCCACTGAAGACCTGTCAAGTGCAGAATATTCAAAAAGAGGTCATGATATTTTGGAGCAGTCACTGAATTTTACTTCAGATGTCGCTAAACCAATCTTCCTCGAAGTTTCTGAGGAGGTGCCAAGTAATCTGTGTgaggaatattttaaaaacgATGTCGTTCAAGGTCAAGAGCATGAAccaaatttgctgttttatgaAAGGGAAGACACAACAAGGAAG
It includes:
- the LOC133403793 gene encoding uncharacterized protein LOC133403793 translates to MHVSFDSPFSSVTNHFHFFPFHHILQVSTSSSEANLSKPKDKKDPDFECFATNILLIPCNTNALCGNIELPTADTFYQSKTQSEITMISETGPPQTTDKEVLVFPEQSEGEGFSSMTKDSAQESGEEEMITSSNPTPTPPGSGSSQLQCLLSDLEEIKMTQYEKFGSKIVCTPLSRPNDKSSDGDKIHECKERQLGDRCSTDNVSISMQREDTNQTNATITWPGHLQTFDQDVTEEVSLDPTTTQSTFGREPNISPTEDLSSAEYSKRGHDILEQSLNFTSDVAKPIFLEVSEEVPSNLCEEYFKNDVVQGQEHEPNLLFYEREDTTRKSRRDLCKEVSDMPSRETAIFERRFSFEELIPCSTSAKVEGSSHEISPLVSVHHQETTTSGTQSDDSSNEVNTRANLQHLEESFTPVDNDGPDSHLSSVKTNTAMTLFTSDEEYTILPAYAATSSTTTTVTHMRPAYEDVVCSGAHGSASEYSYPEPYFDCRQAASDFSETELDEPKFRSSSNKGHLEDYLSRPGEKETVYRQVLLSSGSEDYEDASVLHEVVPIESEVVLFRSEASAEEFTLCELPSSKMRAYDDTHSLTRVRLDLVECPGLASFA